GCCGCAAGGATTTGAACATAGACCAAGTGAAGAGCATTACGATTTGGCACTTGAACTAGGAATTCGAGATTTTGGATTTTCCTTGGCGAACCCTTTATGCGGAAAGATTTCATCGAGATCCAGGTACGTCCCTGACTATCCGACTTTATATTCTCCTCAATGGCCTGTTGATTACCGAGCGACATCTTCAGGAAATCAACGAGGCAGAGCTCTGGTCTAATTTAGAGTTAGCCGGATGGTCTTGAATCCCATACACATATGAAGTGGTAGGATGGAAGGAGGTAACAGATAAAATCAGGACTGATAAAAGGTTTCGATTTTGTAACGTCCGTCAACACGATAATCCTCCGTTTATTATGACGAAGTAACCTTCAATGTTTGACCTGATGATTAGGTTGAAAGTTGATCGCTGGAGACTTGATTTTGTTTGTGACGCAGGAATGCAAGGAAAACGACTTTGAGGTAGATGAGAATTAAAATTTTCCCTAACACTGAAATACATAATTGAAAGGTATATCAAGGAAAGGCCAAGCTTCGAATTTGGACGTCAACAAGTCATTTTCGTTCTCATTCTCTGTTGGCTCGGAACCTATGAAATATGACCCAAAATCGGGCCATGTAGAGGTCGTCGGCGGCTTTGACCGTTTCGTCCGAAAGGAGACATTTCATCCTGCCCATCCCTTGATATGACATTTTTGCAAACATGTTTGAATGATATCGAAAGATATTATAGGCTCTTCTGGAGTGGCAAAGAATCTTGGGGAGTACGCGTAAGGGATGTAGATGACAGTGCCACGCCCTGTAGATTTGTTGTCGCTTGTGGTGGTGGATGCAGAGCTGATGTTTATATTCACCGGCTCATTTTATAAAACCGATACTGAGTTCAATTGCAGAGCTGAAGTTCTATCAATGGTTGAAATTGAACCCAGTAATTATTTCAAGCCACTCAAATAAGTACGTTTCCCTTCTGAACCGATGGTAGGGCTTTGTGGACCTACGAGCTCTGGACAGCGATCCTCAGGGGTCGATTGTTCTAGAATGTTGAATTTGTAAATACTCTGCCTGATGATTACCTGATAACCGTCATTAACGAAGATTACAATTCCGGGAATATGGACGATTTGCACTTAGATAGGCCTCGGAAATAGTGACTGCACAGAGGTGGTTCTGGATGGAGTGTCAAGCAGCTTGCTATTCTCCACCTAATTTTTTCCGATATTCGCCAGGATGAGAGTCACTTTCTCACCCTCCGTCGCGACAAGGACGCCTTTGAAATCTCAAAGGGATAGGGCGGCTGGAACCCGCCCACGCAATCGGCAAAATCACCACCACGCCACCATGCAATTAATCGACAACATCAACACCCTATGGGGCGACGACTCAAAAAGAGCCTGCGCAACCAAGCTCGGATCGCGGCATCCTGTTTTTCGATCTACGCTCGAGGCGCTCAAACGCGAACTTTGCACAGATAGATTCCTTGGAGTTCATTTCACGGCGCCCGCGTTTCTGCCCGGGGGGGTCACAGACCCACCCGAGCGCGAACACCGTGAGTTTCATATCCGAAATTGGAACGAGCTATGACCTCTACGGAAGCGAATTTGAAATCCACCTGAAAAACAAGCTTTCCCAACGTGCGATTGCCAAAGAATGTGCGGCGTGGTTGCGGAAAAAAGCTCAATTCCGGTCCAATGCTTCCAAATCGCCGATGCAGCAGTTTGCTTGCATCGAAAAGGACGGCGAGGATACAGCCTACATGCCAATTCAAGGGTTTACTGCGGTGGATCTCGGTTATCAGAAGGGAAACGCCGTTTCGAACTTCGTGAACAAGTTCAGCGACGCACCCTACACGCATACATGGCTGAATCTTTTCGAGCAAATCTGGAACGACCAAGGCAAGGTGAAGGACGTCACCGATGCCCTTTGCCTCCACATTGAGTCCGTTTATCAGGAAAACTCTCCGAGCGCATCTACTTCCTGATGCTCTACAACATCTTCAATGAGTTTTCGCAGACACATTCTAGGAGTGCTAGGAATACCACAACATCGTTTACACTCCGTTTTGGGGCGGGCAAGGGTTTTTGCCCCCTAGGGGGCGGCTAGGGATGGCAAAATACCATGACATCGTTTACAAATTACTTACTCGCTCAGTGTTTTACCAGTCAACGGGCATGACGAAGGAGAAGCGGTGATGGACGACGTCGTTTGAAGAAACTACAAGTGTATGCCGGTGGATGATGAGATCTGCTTCGACATAGCTGTAAATCAAACCATTGTCGACCCTGAACCTCGTTCCCAACACTTCCAGTACTCCATCGGAGCGAATAAATCTCCACAAATGAGATGACCCCTTCATCCAATTGTAGCGGCACTTTCGGGTCAAATCCTGAAGGAAGTCTCATCTTGGGCCTCGGGCTGTAGAGTTCTTGCATTTGCTGAGGCGTACGCCCGCCTTGGGTGCTATACCGATGCCTTTCGTTGTGGAACTGCTGGAATACTGCCGCCTCCGCCTTGAGTGCGTCGAAATCGGCAAACTTCTGCACCCTGAAGAACCGCTTGTCGAAGGTGTCGTTGAACTTTTCAATCATCCCGTTCCTCCAAGGCTCGGCGCAAGGGATGAACCTCACAACGACCCCCATCGACAAGACGAACCGCAGCACCAAGCCCAGGCTCCTTGGATGCCGATTGGACCCCCTGAAGGTCATCTCATTGTCCATTTGAAGACAATCTGGCAGGCCCAACTGTCGCCACGCCTCTATGATGCCCCTGACAATTTCTACGGCCTCCTTGCTCCGGATTGGTTCGATATGGACCGCATGCGTCGAGGTGTCAATCAGGTTGAAGCAGTAAAGTCGTGTCGAACCCTTGAGATATCGCGGCCCCACCAGATCCATCTCGTCAGTGCAGAAATACTGGGATGGGTAATCTTTTTTTTGGACGTTGACTTTTGCCCCAGAGGGATACGCCCGTTGCGCTTCAAGATCCGGTCGATCGTCGAGGTTGGAGGAACTGCTGCCAGCAGACCTGGCTTTGAAAGCTCATATTGAATCCCCACTGCACCTATTTGGGCGTATTTCGTGCGTGCAAGACGGTCGCGGGCCTCAAGAACTAGTCGCTCAGTCTCAGGATTCGTCTTACCGTAAACGGTATTTGGGCGGCGGGAAATGTCTTGACTCCAGTCGGTTTCAGGCCCAGCTTCATAACGCTTGATCCACTTATGAACCCATTGTCGGCTCTTACCCGTCCGGACTCCAATCTCAACCTTCGAAAGACCCTCCAAATGCAAAACCAACATCAATTTTCGGAGCTTACTTTCTGTCATTACTTTACCCAAAAAGCAACATCTTCTTGGAAAAGAGAAAATGCCAGAAGTGTAAACGATGTCGATATTTGGAGTGTAAACGATGTTTGATATCTATCAGCCATGCCCAAAAATTGGTTGACAACTGGCTCAATAACCGGAACCTGAAGACCAATATCCTGGCCAAGGATCGGCTGAACTATGACGTGCTCTGTCATACCGACCTTCAGCGCAAGGTGGCGAAATCCTTGGGATACCACTGAATCGCATCAATTGGGAACCTTCCGACCTGCTGGGATGGTCGAATAACACCACTTCCGCAACAACGATGCATTTAAGGACAAGGAAACCCGGTATCAACGTTTGATGAATGCGGTGATCAGGATAATGTAAACCAAGGTCTTGATGAGGTTCGGCAACGTTGGCCAACCCCGCTTCAATGATCCACGCAACCAACTCGCGCTGGCCATGAGGTGACTCGCCAGTTGCAAAGCTAACTAAAAACCAACCGTTCGGTCGAGGAGATTTTTCGCAGTGCGCACCGCCGCACGCGTTGGTCAAAACTGAAACCCGATCGCAGAACGCCGAAGGCGATTCTCAACAGCGGACTTCGACTTTGGCTGAATGTGTGGACACAGCGACTATCGCGCGGTCACGGAAGCCATATCGAGACTTTACGATACCAAAGACATCGGCAAGTTTCCCAAAAGGTTGCCTCCCAAGTCGTTTCGCTCGCCGCTTACCAGTCGCGCCGACGTGATGAGCTTCAATGAAATCTACCGCCACCTTTCCTTGACGAAATTGGGGATCTACGCTCCGGTGAGTTACATTCTCCAGAGCCGGATGCGGAAATATGAGGACATGTATGACACGAAAGTCGAGGGAGGCAAGGGCAAATTGCGACAAATCGACCGTGAGCGTAGCTTGCAATCGCCAGTTAAATACGAATTTGCCCTGAGGAAACGACTAGGATTCGGTGTCGTCCTTCCGACTGGCCATGGAATCTCTCAGGCCAACCATGCAGGATGTTGGAAAGAGAATTGCATCCTTTCAGCACTCACCAAGACACTCGGTTCACGATTGGAGTAGATGCCTTAGAGTGGATTTGGATGCAGAGGATACAAAGGATCTCAGCAACTAGGTGGATGAAAAAACAACAGGCAAGGTGCAGGTAAGCCTTGCAGATATGGACCTTCCATCATGGAAATATGACCTCGAAGCCGACCTGGCCATCATCAATGCGCTGCTTGTGGACATGCACAAGGTAACTCCTGCGGAGGACACCAAATTGCAACATTTGATAGCCCATGTGCGGGCCAAGGTTGCTGCGCCAATCAATGGCTCCAACAAAAAAGTCCTCATCTTCTGCGACCCCCTGATCTTTATGATTATC
This genomic window from Bacteroidota bacterium contains:
- a CDS encoding DDE-type integrase/transposase/recombinase codes for the protein MDLVGPRYLKGSTRLYCFNLIDTSTHAVHIEPIRSKEAVEIVRGIIEAWRQLGLPDCLQMDNEMTFRGSNRHPRSLGLVLRFVLSMGVVVRFIPCAEPWRNGMIEKFNDTFDKRFFRVQKFADFDALKAEAAVFQQFHNERHRYSTQGGRTPQQMQELYSPRPKMRLPSGFDPKVPLQLDEGVISFVEIYSLRWSTGSVGNEVQGRQWFDLQLCRSRSHHPPAYTCSFFKRRRPSPLLLRHAR
- a CDS encoding helix-turn-helix domain-containing protein gives rise to the protein MGKVMTESKLRKLMLVLHLEGLSKVEIGVRTGKSRQWVHKWIKRYEAGPETDWSQDISRRPNTVYGKTNPETERLVLEARDRLARTKYAQIGAVGIQYELSKPGLLAAVPPTSTIDRILKRNGRIPLGQKSTSKKKITHPSISALTRWIWWGRDISRVRHDFTAST